The following are encoded together in the Cicer arietinum cultivar CDC Frontier isolate Library 1 chromosome 2, Cicar.CDCFrontier_v2.0, whole genome shotgun sequence genome:
- the LOC101501435 gene encoding protein KINESIN LIGHT CHAIN-RELATED 2, with the protein MPTMDELKMKSAEDEASESYTPHKDNFTQQASPRSTLSPRSTQSDSIDLAIDNVVDTSIEQLYNNVYEMRSSEDQSPSRASFYSYGEESRIDSELCHLVGDIIDLEITKEVVVTENKDDSNVNGSEKVVVSSSARVVEGSSKSPAKNRSFHKRNEKGSRKGNGFLNNMRRHKRFGLKDGIVDELDNPDLGPFLLKLTRDMISSGENPNKALDLALRALKSFEICNEEGKPNLELVMCLHVLATIYCNLGRYNEAIPILERSIDIPVLEDGQDHALAKFAGCMQLGDVYAMMGQIENSLMFYTAGLEIQGQVLGETDPRFGETCRYVAEAHVQALQFDEAQKLCQMALDIHKGNCSSSHASFEEAADRRLMGLICDSKGEYEAALEHYVLASVVMAENRQEVDVASVDCSIGDAYLSLARYDEAVFSYQKALTVFKSTKGENHPSVASVYVRLADLYNKIGKFKESKSYCENALRIFGKKNPGIPLEEIANGLIDVAAIYQSMNDLEKGLKLLKKALKIYENVPGQKSTIAGIEAQMGVMYYMLGNYSDSYNIFQSSVMKFRAGGEKKSALFGIALNQMGLACVQRYSINEAADLFEEAKTILEKEYGPYHHDTLGVYSNLAGTYDAMGRVDDAIEMLEYVVGMREEKLGTANPDVDDEKRRLAELLKEAGRARNRKSKRSLETLLDANSQLMKGNGIKVL; encoded by the exons ATGCCTACAATGGatgaattaaaaatgaaaagtgCAGAAGATGAAGCTAGTGAAAGTTATACACCTCATAAGGATAACTTTACTCAACAAGCATCACCAAGAAGTACACTAAGTCCAAGAAGTACTCAAAGTGATTCAATTGATTTAGCTATTGATAATGTTGTGGATACTTCAATTGAACAATTGTATAACAATGTTTATGAAATGAGAAGCTCTGAAGATCAATCACCTTCAAGGGCTAGTTTTTACTCGTATGGCGAAGAATCGAGGATCGATTCGGAATTGTGTCACCTTGTCGGAGATATTATAGATTTGGAGATTACAAAAGAGGTTGTTGTAACAGAAAATAAAGATGATTCCAATGTCAATGGTAGTGAGAAAGTTGTTGTTTCTTCAAGCGCAAGGGTCGTTGAAGGATCATCTAAGTCACCTGCGAAAAACCGAAGTTTTCATAAGAGGAATGAGAAGGGAAGTAGAAAAGGAAATGGTTTTTTGAACAATATGAGAAGGCATAAGAGGTTTGGTTTGAAAGACGGTATTGTTGACGAGTTAGATAATCCTGATCTTGGACCGTTCTTGTTGAAGTTAACGAGAGATATGATATCTTCGGGCGAGAATCCGAACAAGGCTCTTGATTTGGCTCTTAGAGCTTTGAAATCATTTGAGATATGTAATGAAGAGGGTAAACCAAatttggaattggtgatgtgTCTTCATGTTTTGGCAACAATTTACTGTAATTTAGGACGATACAACGAGGCTATACCGATTCTCGAGCGCTCGATCGATATTCCTGTGTTGGAGGATGGTCAAGATCATGCATTGGCTAAGTTTGCAGGGTGTATGCAATTAGGTGATGTTTATGCAATGATGGGACAAATTGAGAATTCTCTAATGTTTTATACTGCAGGACTTGAAATTCAAGGGCAAGTCTTAGGGGAAACTGATCCAAGATTCGGAGAGACATGTCGGTATGTAGCCGAAGCACATGTTCAAGCATTGCAATTTGACGAAGCTCAGAAGCTTTGTCAAATGGCTCTTGATATTCATAAAGGAAATTGTTCTTCTTCTCATGCTTCTTTCGAAGAAGCAGCTGATAGGAGATTGATGGGACTAATATGCGACTCGAAAGGCGAATATGAAGCTGCTTTAGAGCATTATGTTCTGGCAAGTGTGGTCATGGCTGAAAATCGTCAGGAAGTAGATGTTGCTTCGGTTGATTGCAGCATAGGTGATGCCTATTTGTCGTTGGCTCGCTACGATGAAGCAGTGTTTTCTTATCAGAAAGCATTAACTGTTTTCAAATCAACCAAAGGGGAGAATCATCCATCGGTTGCTTCTGTTTATGTAAGGTTAGCTGATTTATACAACAAAATAGGCAAGTTTAAGGAATCAAAATCTTATTGCGAAAATGCGCTTCGAATTTTCGGGAAGAAAAATCCTGGAATCCCTTTAGAAGAGATTGCTAATGGTTTGATAGATGTTGCAGCCATTTATCAATCCATGAATGATCTCGAAAAGGGTTTGAAGTTACTCAAAAAGGCGTTGAAAATATACGAAAATGTTCCCGGTCAAAAAAGTACTATTGCCGGAATCGAAGCTCAAATGGGAGTTATGTATTATATGTTAGGAAACTATTCTGATTCATATAACATCTTCCAAAGTTCTGTCATGAAATTTCGCGCCGGCGGAGAGAAAAAATCTGCTTTGTTTGGAATTGCATTGAACCAAATGGGGCTTGCTTGTGTCCAAAGGTATTCTATAAATGAAGCTGCAGATTTGTTTGAAGAAGCTAAGACTATATTGGAAAAAGAGTATGGTCCTTATCATCATGATACCTTAGGAGTATATAGCAATCTAGCTGGCACTTATGATGCAATGGGAAG AGTGGATGATGCAATTGAAATGTTGGAATATGTAGTTGGGATGAGAGAAGAGAAGCTTGGAACAGCAAACCCCGACGTTGACGACGAGAAACGAAGGTTGGCCGAGTTGTTAAAAGAAGCAGGAAGAGCAAGGAACAGGAAATCAAAAAGATCATTGGAAACTCTTCTTGATGCCAACTCTCAGCTTATGAAAGGCAATGGCATTAAAGTTCTATGA